TGTGACAAAAATTCTGGTTATGGCCGGTGGGCTTTTCTCTACAGTTGCTGCTTCTGCTGGTATTGTATTTCCTGTTGTGGCGGGGATAGTGCTGATTGTGGCTATAGGTTTCTTAATTACTCTTGCGTTAGATTATCTGGACAGTAAATATCATTTATCTGACAAGTTAATTGCAGTAATCCGAGAGGGGATGACGGCCCAGGAGGACATCAATAGGTGGAATTTTGAACATGCCGATCCCTTTACATTTGGCCTGATGAATGCACGCTGGTAAGGAATTTTTATGCAAAAAATACCGGAAATAGCAGCGAGAAAAATGCCATTAAAAGAAAAAATGAAATTTATTCTTTTGTGTTTATTTTCCGTTACGGTACTAACTGGTGCGTTGGTTTTTTTTGCCGATGTTTCTGGTACTGCAATAATATATATTATTGCAGGTGCGGATACCGTCTACTACAGTTGGAGGGACGTGCTCGCATTTTTATATCTCCCTGTTATAGGGTACTTTGATGTATTGGTGTTTTTATTTTTGTTCCTCCCTTTTACTTTTCACCTCGCGAAATTATGGGGTAACCTCTCAAAGGTTATCTTCGGCTATATTATTATCGCATTTATCCTTACTCTCCCTCTATCATTGTATATTTCTTTTTTTCCTTTGGGGAAGTACTTTTCTTGTGGACTTAGAGGCCCTCTTTCAGGCGCTCACTATGTGAAAGATCTCAAAATGTGCGAACAATTTGAATATCATCCTGAGGATGATAAGCCTGATAATACCTCAGCACCTGTAACATCAGTGGATAAGAAATAAAATGAATTCATCTGATTATACTCAGACCATTACTACGGGGGTTGACCCACGTAACCTGCCGGAATTTATCGCGATTCGCGAGGAAATCAACAAGGCCAGCCATCCGTCGCAACCGGAGCTGAACTGGAGGTTGGTGGAATCGTTGGCACTGGCTATTTTCAAAACCAACGGAGTGGATCTACACACTGCGACATACTATACGCTGGCACGCACCCGCACGCAGGGGCTGGTGGGTTTCTGCGAAGGAACCGAATTGCTGGCGGCGATGATTACGCATGAATGGGATAAATTTTGGCCGCAGGGCGGTTCTGCACGGACAGAGATGCTGGACTGGTTCAATACCCGTACCGGGAATATTCTGCGCCAGCAGATATCTTTTGCGGAAAACGATCTGCCGCTGCTGCATCGTACTGAACGTGCTTTACAGATGATCAGTGACAAGCTCCAGCAGGTGGAGCTGAAGCGCCAGCCGCGTGTGGATAACCTATTATATTTTATTCAAAATACAAGAAAGTGCCTTGAGCCGCTGCCCAAAAGTAGTGTTGATACTTCCTCTCAGCCGATGGTCAGAACGCTGGTCTACACGCCTGAAAGTACTCTTTCCACTACGGCAGAGTCCGTGCCGCCACTCCCCGAGTTGCCAGAAATGCGGGTGAGAGTGCGTGGTATGTCGGAGAATGCAGATAACGCAAGGACAGGCAGTCTGCTGAAAGGTTTCGTAACCGGTGTCGCCTGTACTGCTGTTATTTCGATCTCACTCTGGTGGTGGCTGGTACATCCCCTGCAACGTCAACTCGCGCAAGTTCGTGATACCGCTCAGGGAGCAGCCAGCATCTGGTTGGTCTCCCCGGAACTGGACACTTATGATGAACGCCTGCAACAACTTCCCGAAACGTCGCCGCTGCAACTGCTGGAAACTGGAATGCAGATGATGCGAACGGCGGACAGTCTCTGGCCGGAGAGCCTGCAACAGCAGCAGGCAACCGCACAGTGGAACGATATTCTGAAAAACCGTGCGCAGAACAGTCCACAGCTACGGGGCTGGTTGCAGACCCGCCAGGATTTACACGCCTTTGCTGACCTGGTGATGCAGCGCGAGAAAGAAGGGCTGACTCTTTCTTATATAAAGAACGTTATCTGGCAGGCTGAGCGGGGGCTGGGTCAGGAGGCTCCGCTGGAGGCACTGTTGACGCAGTATCAGGATGCCCGCGTACAGGGACAGAATGCTGAGGCCCTGGAAAAACAGATTAATGAACGGCTGGACGGTGTGTTAAGCCGCTGGCTGCTATTGAAAAACGGCGAAATGCCGGAAAAGAAAACTAAACCCGAAAAATAGCGACGAAATAAAAGGAGTTTATCATGGCAAATCCGGTTTATTTGACACTGAACGGCGACCTTCAGGGGCTGATCTCAGCAGGTTGCTCTTCCCAAGCTTCCATTGGCAATAAGGCACAGATTACGCACAGGGATCAGATTATGGTGCTGGGGTTGTCTCATGGGCTTACCCGCGCACAGAACGTGAATCATCTTAGCCTTAACATCCATAAGCCGGTGGATAAATCTACGCCGTTACTGAGCAAAGCTATTACCGAAAACGAATGCCTGACGTGTGATTTTGAATTTTATCGTACCAACCGTTTCGGTATCAATGAACTGTATTACAAAGTGAAACTGATTAAGGCACGAATTTCAGATATCCACCTGTCAGTTCCTCATACCATTGCCGACAGCGGTGGTCAGCCAGAGGAAACGGTATCGTTCACTTATGAAAGTCTCACTCAGGAACACTGTATTGCCGGAACCAGCGCCTACAGCCTATGGGAAGAGCGACTTTTTTAGTGTGAATTGATCTGCTTTTTTTTAATAATTAGGCCGCTGTTGAAAGTATCCGGTTAGTAGGGGGGTATTCCTGACTGAGAATATTAGTGTTATTTACCCATATAATACTAATATCTTCTGTTTACAGCCAAGTCAGATATTCCCTTAGGTTTTAATCTCCAGGAATAATTAGAAATATGATGATCCTAAACTGAACGCAGACAGCTCATGGTGAAAATTAAGAGAAAACCAATTAAAGAGCATCGATGCCTTTAAAAAGAGCAAGTATCTGCAAAAATGGCGAGAGATCCAGCACATCAATAATGTGTTGCACCGACCAGAAATCGACCGTAGTCCTGAAAGCAAAAACCCGCCTTTTGGGCGGGTTCTCTGAATAAGTGGTGCCCGGACTCGGACTAACGCCGCAGGCGTTGAACAGCGCGCTTGTCGCGCTGGCCCCGAAGGGGTGAGCCGCTTGCGGCGAATAATCGAACGGAGTTCGATGAAGAGTCCGGTTCGCTAAAAGCAAAAACCCGCCTTTTGGGCGGGTTCTCTGAATAAGTGGTGCCGGACTCGGACTAACGCCGCAGGCGTTGAACAGCGCGCTTGTCGCGCTGGCCCCGAAGGGGTGAGCCGCTTGCGGCGAATAATCGAACGGAGTTCGATGAAGAGTCCGGTTCGCTAAAAGCAAAAACCCGCCTTTTGGGCGGGTTCTCTGAATAAGTGGTGCCCGGACTCGGAATCGAACCAAGGACACGGGGATTTTCAATCCCCTGCTCTACCGACTGAGCTATCCGGGCAACGGGGCGCATTAAAACCGATCCGCCTCGTTTCGTCAACGAAATTTCTTCAATTCAACGCAGACTGCACAATCTATCACCACTTTGCTGTTATTGCACGCATTCTCAAGCGAAATACGCGGTCCAGGCTGCGGAAAGCGGCATGGCGAGGAGCAGCGCCGGGAGCATATTGACCACGGCAAACATCTTAATCCCGCAGATGCGTAAACCAGTGGCGACCAGCAATAATCCCCCGACCGAACTGAAATCGGCCATCATTGCGGGGGTGGTGAGCGGCAATATCAGCGCCGCGCAGGTCGCCAGTGAAAGCTGGATGAGCAGCATCGGAGCCGCGATAGCCGACACGGCGATACCCAGAGAGCAGGCGAAGATCATGGCGGTAAAGAAATCGAGGAAGGATTTAGCAATCAGGATGCTCGGATCGCCGGTCATTCCTTCGCGCATAGCCCCAAAAATCCCCGTCCCGCTGGCGCAGAAAAGGACAATGATGGCGACATAATTCTGGATAAACGATTCATGGGGCTGCTTTTTACCCGACCGCATAAAGAGTGTCTGCGCTTTGGCGACGGCGGTGTTGATCCCCTTTTCCAGATAGCAAAACTCACCAATTAGCGCGCCGACCAGCGTTGCCAGCACCATAACCGGAAGATTGGCGCATTTGACCACCAGTAAGATCCCAATGCCAAGTGACGCGAGACCGAAAATAGAGGTCATGGAGAGACGAATCCGTTCCGGCAAACGTTGGCTAAGAAGGGCGCCAATAACACCACCCACCAAAACGGCGCTGGCGTTAATAAAAGGTCCAATTACCACGTAAGCTCCTGCTCATTATGTTTTCAAAGTGCATTATTATGACCTGGTTCTCATTTACAGTGTTGTTTAACCGCAACAAGTGTGCATAAGAATTAAATCTTGCCCCTCCTGGTTAAAGGTGCCATGATTGCGCGAATTTTCTCCAGTCTGTTCGGGGCCGCATGGGATGAACGCAACACCTCCACATCGCCTTTCGCATCGCCGGTTAGCGCGATGGCTGCCCCTTCTCGTTATTCCTTCCTTCTTACTCACCATGCGGTGAGGGCAACGTATGCTCACTGCAGGACAACAGTAAAATCAGAAACGGTCTGCTTTTACTGATGTCTGGCGGTCGGAGCTGGTGACCAGTTTGACCTAAACATCTCGTGGGGCAGGGCAATGAGCCTTGTCCGGGACTCTTATTCTCCCGAAACGGGTTTTTGCGCTTATGAAATCAATGAACATTGCCGCCAGTAGTGAACTGGTTTCTCGTTTATCTACTCATCGCGGCGTTGTGGCGCTGGACAGTACCGACTTTACCGATGTCGCTGCCGTCGTCATGACCGTTACCGATAGCCGTAGCGGCATTCTTGCGTTACTCAAACGCACGGGCTTTCATCTGCCGGTCTTTATTCTCACCGAAGAGAACATAGCTCTACCCGCAGGCGCGACCGCCGTTATTCGCGGTACTGCGCAGGAGTGGCTGGAGCTGGAATCTGCCGCCAGCCTGTATGAGGAAGACCTTCTGCCGCCGTTTTACGACACGCTGACGCAGTATGTGGAAATGAAAAACAGCACGTTCGCCTGTCCGGGACATCAGCACGGTGCATTCTTTAAAAAGCACCCAGCCGGGCGTCATTTCTATGACTTCTTTGGTGAAAATGTTTTTCGTGCCGACATGTGCAATGCCGACGTGAAATTGGGGGATTTGCTGATTCACGAGGGGTCAGCCAAAGATGCGCAAAAGTTTGCCGCCAAAGTCTTCCATGCCGATAAAACCTATTTTGTCCTGAACGGCACGTCAGCGGCGAATAAAGTGGTCACCAATGCGCTGCTGACGCGGGGTGATCTGGTGCTGTTCGATCGCAACAACCACAAATCGAATCACCACGGTGCGCTTATTCAGGCGGGGGCGACTCCGGTATATCTGGAGGCTGCCCGTAACCCGTTTGGTTTTATCGGTGGGATCGATGAACACTGCTTTGATGAAGCGTATCTGCGCGAACAGATCCGCGACATAGCCGCAGAAAAGGCAGAGTTGCCGCGTCCCTTCAGGCTGGCAATCATCCAGTTGGGAACCTACGACGGCACGATCTACAATGCCCGTCAGGTGATCGACAAAATCGGTCATCTTTGTGACTACATTCTGTTTGACTCTGCCTGGGTCGGCTATGAGCAGTTTATCCCAATGATGGCCGACGGCTCGCCGCTGCTGCTGGAGCTGAATGAAAACGATCCGGGTATTTTTGTCACCCAGTCGGTGCATAAACAGCAGGCCGGGTTCTCACAGACCTCGCAGATCCACAAGAAAGATAATCACATTCGTGGTCAGGCGCGTTTCTGTCCGCATAAGCGGCTGAACAATGCGTTCATGCTGCACGCTTCAACCAGTCCGTTCTACCCGCTGTTTGCCGCGCTGGATGTCAATGCCAAAATCCACGAAGGGGAGAGTGGTCGACGTCTGTGGGCAGAGTGCGTGACGCTGGGGATTGAGGCGCGTAAGGCTATCCTGACCCATTGTAAGCTGCTTGCGCCGTTCATTCCGCCGGTTGTGGAGGGTAAGGCGTGGCAGTCGTATCCCACCGAGGTGATTGCCCGCGAGCGGCGTTTCTTCAGCTTTGCGCCGGGAGCGAAATGGCACGGCTTCGAAGGGTATGCCGACGATCAGTATTTTGTCGATCCGTGCAAGCTGCTGCTCACCACGCCGGGTATTGATGCGCAGACCGGACGTTATACTGATTTTGGTATTCCGGCCACCATTCTGGCCCATTACCTGCGTGAAAACGGTATTGTGCCGGAGAAGTGCGATCTCAACTCGATTCTGTTCCTGCTGACGCCCGCCGAGAGTCCGGAAAAAATGGCGCATTTAACGGCGATGCTGGCACAGTTTGAACAGCATATCGAAGACGACACGCCGCTTGCACAGGTGCTTCCGACTATCTTCAATAAATATCCGGTGCGCTATCGCGACTACACCCTGCGCGAACTGTGTCAGGAGATGCACGATCTGTATGTCAGTTTTGACGTGAAGGATCTGCAAAAAGCGATGTTCCGTCAGGAGAGTTTCCCGACGGTGGCGCTGAACCCACAGGATGCCCACAGCGCCTTTATTCGTGGTGATGTTGAACTGGTGCGCATTCGTGATGCTGAAGGCCGTATCGCGGCGGAAGGGGCGCTGCCGTATCCTCCGGGCGTGCTGTGCGTAGTGCCGGGCGAAGTCTGGGGCGGTGCGGTACAGCGTTATTTCCTGGCGCTGGAAGAGGGGGTGAATATGCTGCCTGGGTTCTCGCCGGAGTTGCAGGGCGTTTATAGTGAAACCGATGCCGATGGCATTAAACGGTTATACGGGTATGTGTTGAAGTAATCGAAAGAGAATGCCGGATGGCGCTTGCGCTTATCCGGCCAGGTGTATCGGAGTAGGCCGGATAAGACGCGAAAGCGTCTTATCCGACAGAGAGATTAATGTGCGACGGTCTGCGTGCCGGTCGGGACGCGAACGTGCTTGTACTTAAACAGCGCCACGAAGGCAAAGGCCAGAACCAGTGAGTAGCCGGCAAAAATCAGCCACACGGTCTGCCAGTCGGTAATGCCGTTCAGGGTGTAATGCTCTACCACTTTCCCGCTTACCACGCCGCCGAGGATACAGCCGAAGCCGTTGGTCATCATCAGGAACATGCCCTGCGCACTGGCGCGGATTTCCGGACGAACTTCTTTCTCAACGAACACCGAACCGGAGATGTTGAAGAAGTCGAAGGCGCAGCCGTAAACAATCATCGACAGAACCAGCAGCACGGTACCAAACGGGCTCGGATCGCCGTAGGCGAACAGGCCGAAGCGCAACATCCACGCCACGATACTGATCAGCATGACGTTCTTGATCCCGTAACGGCTGAGGAAGAACGGAATGGTCAGGATGAACAGGGTTTCGGAGATCTGCGAGATCGACATCATCACCGACGCGTGCTCAACGATAAAGCTTCCGGAGAACAGCGGGTTGTTGTCGAAGCTGTGCAGGAAGGTGTTCCCGAACATGTTGGTAATTTGCAGTTCTGCGCCGAGCATCATTGAGAAGATGAAGAAGATAGCCATACGCTTGTTTTTAAACAGCGCGAAGGCATCCAGACCCAGCATAGAAGTCCAGCTTTGATTCTTCTGCTGATTCGCCACCGGAATGTGCGGCAGGGTCAACGTAAACAGCACCAGCATCACAGAGAGCGCCGCGCCAATATACAGCTGCATATGGCTCAGTTCAAAACCGGAGAAGCTCACGGCCCACATGGCGGCGATGAAACCGATGGTGCCCCAGATACGAATCGGCGGGAAGTCAGTAACGATGTCCATGCCTGCGTTCTGCAAGCGGTAATAGGAAATGGTGTTGATAAGCCCAAGCGTTGGCATATATGCCAGTGAGTTAAGCAGGATCACAAAGAACATCGCACCCGGCGTCGTGACTTCAGCGGCGATGAACAGCGTCACTGCACCCACCACGTGACAGATGGCGTATACCCACTTTGCACTGAGCCATTTGTCCGCCACGATCCCCAACAGGGTCGGCATCAGAACCGCCGCGATCCCCAGCGAGCTATAGACAGCACCAATAGAAGCACCGTCAAATTTGAGGGTGACAAACATATAGGAGCCGAGGGTGGTCAGCCAACTTCCCCACAGGCAGAACTGCAGAAAGGAGAGTATTTTCAGCTGCAGCTTAAGATTCATGTTAATTTCCTCACACAGGAAGGCGAATGAATGTTTCGATTGGCACAAATGCCGTGACTGTATGATGTGATTCTATCAACGACGATGGGTGATTTTTTGTTACCTGTGACAAATAATTGCAAAACAATACCTTTTTGCAATGCGAAAAAGTGACTTTTGTCACGTTTTGGGTCGCCCGCTCGCCGTTTTACCGGGAGCGGGGAAGAGAAGCATCAGTTCCGCCGATAGGTTTTTTGCGCGGAATTGACTTTATACAGATAACGGCGCGATTCAGAAGAGGGGTGACGCGTGGTTAACGTCTGGTACACATCCCCTGGCGTCA
The sequence above is drawn from the Citrobacter amalonaticus genome and encodes:
- a CDS encoding DUF1240 domain-containing protein, translating into MQKIPEIAARKMPLKEKMKFILLCLFSVTVLTGALVFFADVSGTAIIYIIAGADTVYYSWRDVLAFLYLPVIGYFDVLVFLFLFLPFTFHLAKLWGNLSKVIFGYIIIAFILTLPLSLYISFFPLGKYFSCGLRGPLSGAHYVKDLKMCEQFEYHPEDDKPDNTSAPVTSVDKK
- a CDS encoding VasL domain-containing protein, with product MNSSDYTQTITTGVDPRNLPEFIAIREEINKASHPSQPELNWRLVESLALAIFKTNGVDLHTATYYTLARTRTQGLVGFCEGTELLAAMITHEWDKFWPQGGSARTEMLDWFNTRTGNILRQQISFAENDLPLLHRTERALQMISDKLQQVELKRQPRVDNLLYFIQNTRKCLEPLPKSSVDTSSQPMVRTLVYTPESTLSTTAESVPPLPELPEMRVRVRGMSENADNARTGSLLKGFVTGVACTAVISISLWWWLVHPLQRQLAQVRDTAQGAASIWLVSPELDTYDERLQQLPETSPLQLLETGMQMMRTADSLWPESLQQQQATAQWNDILKNRAQNSPQLRGWLQTRQDLHAFADLVMQREKEGLTLSYIKNVIWQAERGLGQEAPLEALLTQYQDARVQGQNAEALEKQINERLDGVLSRWLLLKNGEMPEKKTKPEK
- a CDS encoding Hcp family type VI secretion system effector; amino-acid sequence: MANPVYLTLNGDLQGLISAGCSSQASIGNKAQITHRDQIMVLGLSHGLTRAQNVNHLSLNIHKPVDKSTPLLSKAITENECLTCDFEFYRTNRFGINELYYKVKLIKARISDIHLSVPHTIADSGGQPEETVSFTYESLTQEHCIAGTSAYSLWEERLF
- a CDS encoding DUF554 domain-containing protein, translating into MVIGPFINASAVLVGGVIGALLSQRLPERIRLSMTSIFGLASLGIGILLVVKCANLPVMVLATLVGALIGEFCYLEKGINTAVAKAQTLFMRSGKKQPHESFIQNYVAIIVLFCASGTGIFGAMREGMTGDPSILIAKSFLDFFTAMIFACSLGIAVSAIAAPMLLIQLSLATCAALILPLTTPAMMADFSSVGGLLLVATGLRICGIKMFAVVNMLPALLLAMPLSAAWTAYFA
- a CDS encoding ornithine decarboxylase, coding for MKSMNIAASSELVSRLSTHRGVVALDSTDFTDVAAVVMTVTDSRSGILALLKRTGFHLPVFILTEENIALPAGATAVIRGTAQEWLELESAASLYEEDLLPPFYDTLTQYVEMKNSTFACPGHQHGAFFKKHPAGRHFYDFFGENVFRADMCNADVKLGDLLIHEGSAKDAQKFAAKVFHADKTYFVLNGTSAANKVVTNALLTRGDLVLFDRNNHKSNHHGALIQAGATPVYLEAARNPFGFIGGIDEHCFDEAYLREQIRDIAAEKAELPRPFRLAIIQLGTYDGTIYNARQVIDKIGHLCDYILFDSAWVGYEQFIPMMADGSPLLLELNENDPGIFVTQSVHKQQAGFSQTSQIHKKDNHIRGQARFCPHKRLNNAFMLHASTSPFYPLFAALDVNAKIHEGESGRRLWAECVTLGIEARKAILTHCKLLAPFIPPVVEGKAWQSYPTEVIARERRFFSFAPGAKWHGFEGYADDQYFVDPCKLLLTTPGIDAQTGRYTDFGIPATILAHYLRENGIVPEKCDLNSILFLLTPAESPEKMAHLTAMLAQFEQHIEDDTPLAQVLPTIFNKYPVRYRDYTLRELCQEMHDLYVSFDVKDLQKAMFRQESFPTVALNPQDAHSAFIRGDVELVRIRDAEGRIAAEGALPYPPGVLCVVPGEVWGGAVQRYFLALEEGVNMLPGFSPELQGVYSETDADGIKRLYGYVLK
- a CDS encoding nucleoside permease produces the protein MNLKLQLKILSFLQFCLWGSWLTTLGSYMFVTLKFDGASIGAVYSSLGIAAVLMPTLLGIVADKWLSAKWVYAICHVVGAVTLFIAAEVTTPGAMFFVILLNSLAYMPTLGLINTISYYRLQNAGMDIVTDFPPIRIWGTIGFIAAMWAVSFSGFELSHMQLYIGAALSVMLVLFTLTLPHIPVANQQKNQSWTSMLGLDAFALFKNKRMAIFFIFSMMLGAELQITNMFGNTFLHSFDNNPLFSGSFIVEHASVMMSISQISETLFILTIPFFLSRYGIKNVMLISIVAWMLRFGLFAYGDPSPFGTVLLVLSMIVYGCAFDFFNISGSVFVEKEVRPEIRASAQGMFLMMTNGFGCILGGVVSGKVVEHYTLNGITDWQTVWLIFAGYSLVLAFAFVALFKYKHVRVPTGTQTVAH